A single genomic interval of Desulfotomaculum sp. harbors:
- a CDS encoding 2-hydroxyglutaryl-CoA dehydratase has protein sequence MITAGIDVGSTTTKAVVVADGLWSGDALAPTGINNRASAEESLEKALAKAQISSGQVNRIVTTGYGRANIPFADKQVTEITCHGRGAHSLVPGLRTVIDVGGQDSKVICLDYHGRVVDFVMNDKCAAGTGRFLEVMARALESDLEDMVVQARRGTGQVPISSTCTVFAESEVISHLASGKSKDEIIRGLFEAVVNRLEGMALRLNVQPEIAMTGGVALNAAVVEILSRVLGQAVHVPEKAQLVGAYGAALIAAEK, from the coding sequence TTGATTACTGCAGGTATTGACGTCGGCTCAACAACTACTAAAGCTGTCGTTGTGGCGGACGGTTTGTGGAGCGGAGACGCCCTGGCGCCCACGGGTATTAATAACCGGGCCAGCGCGGAGGAATCACTGGAAAAGGCTCTTGCGAAAGCACAAATTTCTTCCGGTCAGGTTAACCGGATTGTGACCACAGGTTACGGCAGGGCTAATATACCGTTTGCCGACAAACAGGTGACGGAAATTACCTGTCACGGACGCGGCGCGCACAGCCTTGTTCCGGGACTTCGCACGGTAATTGATGTAGGCGGGCAGGACAGCAAGGTAATTTGCCTTGATTATCATGGACGTGTTGTCGATTTTGTGATGAATGATAAATGCGCGGCCGGTACGGGCAGGTTTTTAGAAGTTATGGCCAGAGCCCTGGAAAGCGACCTGGAAGATATGGTGGTTCAGGCCAGGCGGGGGACCGGACAGGTTCCCATCAGCAGCACCTGCACAGTCTTTGCCGAGTCGGAGGTTATTTCCCACCTTGCTTCGGGAAAGTCCAAGGATGAGATTATCCGCGGGCTTTTTGAGGCAGTTGTCAACCGCCTGGAAGGAATGGCCCTGCGTTTGAATGTCCAGCCGGAGATTGCCATGACGGGCGGTGTGGCTTTAAATGCCGCCGTAGTTGAAATCTTGAGCCGTGTCCTTGGACAGGCCGTCCACGTGCCGGAAAAAGCTCAACTGGTCGGGGCATACGGAGCTGCCTTGATTGCCGCGGAAAAATAA
- the proC gene encoding pyrroline-5-carboxylate reductase codes for MFLQNIKIGCLGGGAMAEALLSGLVKSGLAPGNLFVSDIRRERLDYLSSALKVNPVDDNCLLARQADILIIAVKPSVVGRVMAEISGSLAAGCTLMSIAAGVPIKYIESFLKAPIGVIRVMPNTPCLVGEGACAISSGTHAASADRDRAEAVLSAVGKTAEVPEELMDAVTGLSGSGPAYMFLILEALSDAGVREGMSRDVSLLLSAQTMLGAAKMVLERGEHPAVLKNMVTSPAGTTAEGLLALEEKGLRYALMKAVDKAAQRSREISGSLK; via the coding sequence TTGTTTTTACAGAATATTAAAATTGGTTGTCTGGGGGGAGGAGCCATGGCCGAAGCTTTGTTGTCAGGTCTGGTTAAAAGCGGCCTGGCTCCGGGTAATCTTTTTGTCAGCGATATCAGAAGGGAAAGGCTGGATTACCTGTCTTCCGCATTAAAAGTCAACCCGGTTGACGACAACTGCCTTTTAGCCAGGCAGGCGGATATTCTGATAATTGCTGTCAAGCCATCCGTGGTAGGCAGGGTAATGGCTGAAATAAGCGGTTCCTTAGCGGCGGGCTGCACTTTGATGTCTATCGCCGCCGGGGTGCCCATAAAATATATAGAAAGCTTTCTTAAAGCTCCGATTGGTGTAATCAGGGTTATGCCCAACACGCCGTGCCTCGTTGGGGAAGGCGCCTGCGCCATCAGTTCCGGTACACATGCTGCTTCTGCTGACAGAGACCGGGCGGAAGCCGTTTTATCAGCAGTTGGAAAAACGGCGGAGGTGCCCGAGGAATTGATGGACGCTGTAACAGGCTTGAGCGGCAGCGGGCCGGCTTATATGTTTCTGATCCTGGAAGCGCTTAGCGACGCCGGCGTCAGGGAGGGCATGTCCAGGGACGTATCTCTTCTTCTAAGCGCCCAGACCATGCTTGGCGCTGCAAAAATGGTTTTAGAAAGAGGTGAACATCCCGCCGTACTCAAAAATATGGTAACCTCACCGGCGGGGACTACGGCTGAAGGACTTCTGGCCCTGGAAGAAAAGGGTTTGCGTTATGCCCTGATGAAGGCAGTGGATAAAGCTGCCCAACGTTCCAGGGAGATTTCCGGCAGCTTGAAATAG
- a CDS encoding cell division protein SepF has product MAAKKLVDRVLDFMGFWEESSDDEEKTQDEHYRDDEGFAAQPRRKKGQVVNIHAQRQVKVVVAEPRVYDDVQNFADHLKNHRPVIINLEKANADLAKRVVDFISGTTYALNGSIRKVGNGIFLFTPSNVDIASELKEEAREQDHSLFSWMRQV; this is encoded by the coding sequence ATGGCTGCTAAAAAGTTGGTGGACAGGGTGTTGGATTTTATGGGTTTTTGGGAAGAGTCCTCTGATGATGAGGAAAAGACCCAGGATGAACATTACCGTGATGATGAGGGGTTTGCCGCGCAGCCCAGGCGCAAAAAGGGTCAGGTGGTAAATATACATGCTCAGCGGCAGGTCAAAGTTGTTGTCGCCGAACCGAGGGTATACGACGACGTCCAGAATTTCGCCGATCACTTAAAAAATCACCGGCCTGTAATAATAAACCTGGAAAAGGCGAACGCGGATCTTGCCAAGCGTGTGGTTGATTTTATAAGCGGTACGACATACGCTCTGAATGGCTCAATTCGCAAAGTCGGAAACGGCATCTTTCTTTTCACCCCGAGCAATGTTGATATAGCTTCCGAGCTGAAAGAAGAGGCCAGAGAACAGGACCATAGTCTTTTTTCCTGGATGCGACAGGTATAA